One Nocardiopsis gilva YIM 90087 genomic window, TCACGTCTTATGTACCGTCGCTGCCACTGGACGAGGCGGTGCGCGCCTATGGGGGGCTGCCCGAGCACACGCTGCGCGTCCTGGCCACCGGTCTGGCCGAGGCACTCAGCGAGATCCACCGCGTCGGGCTCATCCACCGCGACCTCAAGCCGGGCAATGTCCTGCTGGCCGAAGACGGCCCACGCGTCATCGACTTCGGCATCGCCCGCGCCAGCAGTGGAACCGCCGCCACGCAGTCGATCATCGGTACCCCCGGATTCATGTCGCCCGAGCAGATCCAGGGTGAGTCGATGGGTCCGAGCAGCGACATGTTCGCCTACGGGCGGTGATCGTCTACGCGGCCGCCGGACCGGCCCGTTCGGCGAGGGCGCGATGCCCACCATGGTCATGCGCGTCATGCAGAACGAGCCCGACATCTCCGCCGTACCGCCGTCCCTGCGCAATCTCGTCGCGGCCTGCCTGAGCAAGGCCCCTCAGCGCCGCCCCGGCCCGGCGCGCTGCTGGACGCGCTCGGGACGTGCCCATCGGCGAGTCCTGGCTGCCCCGGACATCATGCGCGGCGTTCGCGACCAGGTGGGCAAGGTCAACGCGGCGTTGAGCGGCGCCCCGACCACCGATCCGGCCAACGCCGCCACCAACGCGCCCGGAGCGACCTCGGTCCTCGGCGGGGCCGCCGCCGGTGCGGCGGCGGGAGCCGCCGCGGATACGCGCTCGGCGACGACCAGGCCACCCGCGCAGTGGGCGGGCCGGGCGGTGCCCCGGGAGGCGGCGCCGACGCGACCTCGGTCATGGGGCCGGGCCGGTGGGGCCGGGCCGACGGCGCAGTACCCCCACCAGCCGACCGCGCAGTACCCGCCGGCCTACGGCCAGGCGGCAGGCCACCAGCCACAGCAGCAGGTTCCGCCGACCGCGGCCTACGGGCAGCAGCAGGGCGCCGTCCCACCCACCGCGGCCTATGGCCAGCAGACGGGGCAGACCGCGGGCCAGAACGGGGGGTACGCTCCGCCGACCGCGGCGATGTCCCCGTCCGGCCGGGACGACGCCTACGCCGACCTGTACCGGGGCAGCGGTTCGCCCGCGCCCTCCGCCCACTCCCGCCAGGCTGAGCAGCAGCGATGGCAGGAGGAGCAGCGCCGCCACCGCCAGGAGGCAGACGAGCGCCGCCGGGTGCAGGAAGAACAGCGCCAGCGGCAGGAGGAGCAGCGGCGCAGGCAGGAAGCCGAGCGCGCGCACCAGGAGCGGATCCGCGCCGAGCAGGCCGCCGCCCGCCGCGCGCAGTCGCAGGCGCGCCGAACCGACCAGCCGAGCCTGTGGAGCTTCGTTAAGCTCCTGCCCCTGCTGATCATCCCCATCATCCAGATCCCCCTGGGCTGGGGCGCCTCGTATGCCTGGGAGTGGTTCACCACCTCACAGGTCTGGAGCGGAACGCACTACTACTACCCGGGGATCTTCAGCGAAGAGGGCTTCTTCCAGGCGCTGTTCCTCGGTTACTTCCTGCTGAACAACCTGCTGGGACTGGAGTACCTGGTCCGCTCCCTGCGCACCTCCTTCGTCACGGGCGCGGTGCTGGCCGTCCTCGTGATCGCGGCGACCAACGGAGCCCTGTACTCCTACGGTTTCTTCGGCTGACCGGACGACCATCCGCCCGGCGTCGGGCGCAATCGCCCCGCCGCCGGGCCACGCGTCCCCTCCGCTCGGTCGGGTCGGACTCGCTCGGCCCCGTCATCGGCCCGGACGCGCGCCCGTGCGTTCGCGCGTCCAGGCCCGGCTCGCCTACCCTTCCCCTTCTGCCCGGCGTTCCACCACTGTCCGGATCCGGCCGATGAACTGCGCCGTTGCGACGAATACCTCATGATCCACTCGCCGCGGCCGCGCGTCCTACCCCTACGGGAAGGTCCCACCGATCGCAGCGAGCAGAAGGAGACGCGCGTGGAGAAATGGAAGCACCGCATCGCGCAGTTTGTGCGGTTTGGCCTGCTGGAGGCGTGGTCATGCGCGTTCGCGGTCGGAATCTTCATCGGACTGGCCGCCTCATCGGTGATCCCCCTGCCGATCCCGCGCTACGATGCGCTACTCGTCTACGGGATCGTGCTCACGGCCATCTTCTGGGGACTGCGCCTGGAGACCGGACGCGAGGTGCTCGCGATCCTCGGCTTCCACATCGTGGGCCTGGTGTTCGAACTGTTCAAAGTGCACATGGGGTCGTGGAGCTACCCTGAGGACGCCTGGACGAAGATCGGCGGAGTCCCGCTGTACAGCGGGTTCATGTACGCGGCCGTCGGCAGCTACGTCGTGCGCGCGTGGAAACTCTTCGACCTGGGACTCAGCGGCTACCGGCCGCTGGCCACGGGTATCGTCGCCGCGCTCATCTACGTCAACTTCCTGACCCACCACTGGTTGCCCGACGCGCGCCTGCTGCTCGCCGTGGCGATGGTCATCGTGACGTGGGGCGGCTGGGTGTACTTCACCGTGGGCAAGGTCCGCTACCGGATGCCGCTGGCACTGTCCTTCGTGCTGATCGGCTTCTTCCTCTGGGTGGCGGAGAACATCTCCACCCTCCTGGGCGCATGGCGCTACCCCCACCAGATCAACGCGTGGGCGATGGTCCACCCCTCGAAGTTCGGCGCCTGGGCGCTGCTCGTGACCGTGTCCTTTGTGCTGGTGGCGGTCTGGAAGCATCCGCGGCAGGTCGGCGCCGTCGCAGATCACTCCGGCGGCGACCCGGGCGACGATGCGACCGCAGCACGCAGCGACGAGCCGTCCGAAGCGGCCAGGCCCTGACGCTGAAACGGCCACTGCGCGAACCAGAATCCCAAAAAGAGAATTTGTTGCATTCTCGACGTTCGTCGGGGAAATAGTTAAACATTCCCGCT contains:
- a CDS encoding serine/threonine-protein kinase; translation: MGPLESGDPERIGRYRLIGRLGAGGMGQVFFGRSAGGRPVAIKRIHPHMATDASFRERFAREVTAARQVSGAFTAPVIDADPDGEVPWLVTSYVPSLPLDEAVRAYGGLPEHTLRVLATGLAEALSEIHRVGLIHRDLKPGNVLLAEDGPRVIDFGIARASSGTAATQSIIGTPGFMSPEQIQGESMGPSSDMFAYGR
- a CDS encoding serine/threonine-protein kinase, translated to MPTMVMRVMQNEPDISAVPPSLRNLVAACLSKAPQRRPGPARCWTRSGRAHRRVLAAPDIMRGVRDQVGKVNAALSGAPTTDPANAATNAPGATSVLGGAAAGAAAGAAADTRSATTRPPAQWAGRAVPREAAPTRPRSWGRAGGAGPTAQYPHQPTAQYPPAYGQAAGHQPQQQVPPTAAYGQQQGAVPPTAAYGQQTGQTAGQNGGYAPPTAAMSPSGRDDAYADLYRGSGSPAPSAHSRQAEQQRWQEEQRRHRQEADERRRVQEEQRQRQEEQRRRQEAERAHQERIRAEQAAARRAQSQARRTDQPSLWSFVKLLPLLIIPIIQIPLGWGASYAWEWFTTSQVWSGTHYYYPGIFSEEGFFQALFLGYFLLNNLLGLEYLVRSLRTSFVTGAVLAVLVIAATNGALYSYGFFG
- a CDS encoding DUF817 domain-containing protein, which encodes MEKWKHRIAQFVRFGLLEAWSCAFAVGIFIGLAASSVIPLPIPRYDALLVYGIVLTAIFWGLRLETGREVLAILGFHIVGLVFELFKVHMGSWSYPEDAWTKIGGVPLYSGFMYAAVGSYVVRAWKLFDLGLSGYRPLATGIVAALIYVNFLTHHWLPDARLLLAVAMVIVTWGGWVYFTVGKVRYRMPLALSFVLIGFFLWVAENISTLLGAWRYPHQINAWAMVHPSKFGAWALLVTVSFVLVAVWKHPRQVGAVADHSGGDPGDDATAARSDEPSEAARP